In one Borrelia duttonii Ly genomic region, the following are encoded:
- a CDS encoding variable large family protein, with product MNIEKKEEGKGRVKVVILMVMMMVMMGCNSGGRDPEKVFLSEMVNLGKGFLDVFVSFGDMITGTLGIKADTKKSEIGKYFSDIEKTMNSVKSKLNAVVAENGDYPKVKEAVEQFISGILDKIAEGAKLAASGATDGVSIGEVVKSNEGISVDAASVSALVKGIKGIVDLVIDKGDGQADKTKPLDADKKDIGKLFGAETGGADKGAEEKHIAAASASIGAVSGADILKAIAGANADAKKDGKVSDAEDAAALALAKGTANANANEDQIRESAKKDAIIAAGIALRGMAKDGKFIVKSNDANKTEAESAKGVAANAVNKVLSTLIVSIRNTVDLGLKEINKVLGEIKQGEGSEAKAKAN from the coding sequence ATGAATATAGAGAAAAAAGAAGAGGGGAAAGGAAGAGTAAAAGTAGTAATATTAATGGTGATGATGATGGTGATGATGGGATGTAATAGTGGGGGTAGAGATCCAGAGAAAGTGTTTTTGAGTGAGATGGTAAATTTAGGTAAAGGATTTTTAGATGTTTTTGTGAGTTTTGGCGATATGATTACAGGGACATTGGGGATAAAAGCGGATACGAAGAAGAGTGAGATAGGGAAGTATTTTAGTGATATTGAGAAAACTATGAATTCAGTAAAAAGTAAATTAAACGCTGTAGTGGCAGAGAATGGTGACTATCCAAAGGTGAAAGAAGCAGTTGAACAATTTATTAGTGGGATATTAGACAAAATTGCAGAAGGAGCAAAGCTTGCTGCTAGTGGTGCTACTGATGGAGTATCAATTGGTGAAGTTGTAAAGTCTAATGAAGGTATTAGTGTTGACGCTGCAAGTGTAAGTGCACTTGTGAAAGGAATTAAAGGAATAGTTGATTTAGTTATAGACAAGGGTGATGGACAGGCAGATAAAACTAAGCCTCTTGATGCTGATAAGAAGGATATTGGTAAGCTATTTGGGGCTGAAACTGGTGGTGCTGATAAAGGAGCAGAAGAGAAACATATAGCAGCGGCAAGTGCATCAATAGGAGCAGTAAGTGGGGCTGATATATTAAAAGCGATTGCTGGAGCTAATGCAGATGCTAAGAAAGATGGAAAGGTTAGTGACGCTGAAGATGCAGCTGCTTTGGCTTTAGCTAAGGGTACTGCTAATGCTAATGCTAATGAGGATCAAATTAGGGAATCTGCAAAGAAAGATGCAATTATAGCAGCAGGGATAGCATTGAGAGGGATGGCAAAAGATGGTAAGTTTATTGTAAAGAGTAATGATGCAAATAAAACTGAGGCTGAATCTGCTAAGGGAGTAGCAGCAAATGCGGTAAATAAGGTGTTAAGTACATTGATTGTATCAATTAGGAATACAGTGGATTTAGGATTAAAAGAGATAAATAAGGTATTAGGAGAGATTAAGCAAGGAGAGGGTTCTGAAGCTAAAGCTAAGGCTAATTAA